A genomic segment from Mycoplasmopsis arginini encodes:
- a CDS encoding segregation/condensation protein A → MSQIVKPVINEISFEEIEKENINLESDKHIFRLSNFDGPLDLLVSLIRDKNISIFEVDLFKLATQYLEIIKNIKSYEIDIASEYLVMAATLLQLKARMLLQDPEAEEEIKEEKKRLLEQIAEYEKFKEISAVLREQEEKRQKLFSKTPEETEDFVKEIDSSVLDGHSNSSKLVITLRKMFERTYSELIRNITISTIAVSPEEQKERIIKLFISKNELSFKEIFNVPTIGHFVITLLAVLDLARQQIVILEQDEDEGIIRFKKGIEYEE, encoded by the coding sequence ATGTCTCAAATAGTTAAACCAGTTATTAATGAAATTTCATTTGAAGAAATTGAAAAAGAAAATATAAACCTTGAAAGCGATAAGCATATTTTTCGTCTTTCAAATTTTGACGGTCCTTTAGACCTACTTGTCTCATTAATTCGAGATAAGAATATTAGTATTTTCGAAGTAGACTTATTCAAATTAGCTACACAGTATTTAGAAATTATTAAAAACATAAAATCTTATGAAATTGATATTGCTTCAGAATACTTGGTTATGGCTGCTACATTATTACAATTGAAAGCAAGAATGTTGCTTCAAGACCCTGAGGCTGAAGAAGAAATTAAAGAAGAAAAGAAAAGATTACTTGAACAAATTGCAGAATATGAGAAATTTAAAGAAATTTCAGCTGTACTAAGAGAACAAGAAGAAAAAAGACAAAAATTATTTTCAAAAACACCTGAAGAAACCGAAGACTTTGTTAAAGAAATCGATTCTTCAGTTTTAGATGGGCATTCAAACAGTTCAAAATTAGTAATTACTCTAAGAAAAATGTTTGAAAGAACTTATTCTGAGCTTATTAGAAATATAACAATTTCTACAATAGCAGTTAGTCCTGAAGAACAAAAAGAAAGAATAATTAAATTATTTATTTCAAAAAACGAGTTAAGTTTTAAAGAAATTTTTAACGTTCCAACAATTGGCCATTTTGTAATTACTTTATTAGCAGTTTTAGATTTAGCTAGACAACAGATTGTTATTCTTGAACAAGATGAAGATGAGGGAATAATTAGATTTAAAAAAGGAATAGAATATGAAGAATAA
- a CDS encoding 4'-phosphopantetheinyl transferase superfamily protein: MISIDLTKIKRFRKISFQAIKRILHPAEIEDFLNLDKTKKTIFLATRWALKECIFKIDNSLFEFKNILIEKTTNGKYIFKDFQLSTTNEDGYVVAVAFKS, encoded by the coding sequence ATGATTTCAATTGATTTAACAAAGATTAAAAGATTCAGAAAAATTTCTTTTCAAGCCATAAAACGCATTTTACATCCTGCTGAAATAGAAGATTTCTTAAATTTAGACAAAACTAAAAAAACAATTTTTCTAGCAACAAGATGAGCTTTAAAAGAATGTATTTTTAAGATTGATAATTCACTTTTTGAATTTAAAAATATCTTAATTGAAAAAACAACAAACGGTAAATATATTTTTAAAGATTTTCAGCTATCAACAACTAATGAAGATGGTTATGTTGTTGCTGTTGCATTTAAATCTTAA
- the scpB gene encoding SMC-Scp complex subunit ScpB, with translation MKNKIIEALLFIQGSDGLSSEQVKDVFKLNTIQEGRKLLKDFKTFFNNQDRGIKVHEFNDVYKFLTVESVKDYISELVTIVRKQRLSNAAIEVAGIVAYKQPVTRSIISNIRGVVSDGIVASLLEKGIIEEVGVAQTPGNPILYGITNKFYDYFKIKTLAELPPFPEFSRYSDVDEDMIDKDFNLFDSQRSDTNNDGIFLEESFDE, from the coding sequence ATGAAGAATAAAATTATTGAAGCACTTTTATTTATCCAAGGTAGTGACGGATTAAGTTCTGAACAAGTTAAAGATGTTTTTAAACTTAACACAATCCAAGAGGGAAGAAAATTATTAAAAGATTTTAAAACTTTTTTCAATAATCAAGATAGAGGGATTAAAGTACATGAGTTTAATGATGTTTATAAATTTTTAACAGTTGAATCAGTTAAAGATTATATTTCAGAACTTGTTACCATCGTGAGAAAACAAAGATTATCAAATGCTGCAATTGAAGTTGCCGGTATTGTTGCTTATAAACAGCCTGTTACTCGTTCAATAATTTCAAATATTAGAGGTGTTGTCAGTGACGGAATTGTTGCAAGTTTATTAGAAAAAGGAATAATTGAAGAAGTTGGTGTTGCTCAAACTCCAGGGAATCCAATTTTATATGGAATTACAAACAAGTTTTATGACTATTTTAAAATAAAGACATTAGCAGAATTGCCACCATTTCCAGAATTTAGTCGTTATTCAGATGTTGATGAAGATATGATTGATAAAGATTTTAATTTATTTGATTCACAAAGAAGTGACACAAATAATGATGGGATATTTTTAGAGGAGAGTTTTGATGAATAA
- a CDS encoding potassium channel family protein, translating to MKLFKKVREICIIGIGRFGQAIVQKLLSDRSNNIRLVLVDQDEKHLLQFKDEVDNIYIADCADRKTLESLNIKEFDVVIVATSNNIEIVAALAEIGVKTVIARASNARHSRVLRQIGVTWIVSPEEETGKKTAILVSDNALTHFSESIVEIQDGFVSSTVYIKNSEIIGKKISDTAFRSKYEVLVSLIQRDEKFFLPSGDFEIKEDDLITFIGKLEDIIKVTEFCTRINNKK from the coding sequence ATGAAACTTTTTAAAAAAGTAAGAGAAATTTGTATTATCGGTATCGGTCGTTTTGGACAAGCTATTGTACAAAAATTATTATCTGACAGATCTAACAACATTCGTTTAGTTTTAGTTGATCAAGATGAAAAACATTTATTACAATTTAAAGACGAAGTTGACAACATTTATATAGCAGATTGTGCTGATAGAAAAACATTAGAATCACTAAATATTAAAGAATTTGACGTTGTTATTGTTGCAACATCAAATAACATTGAAATTGTCGCCGCGTTAGCCGAAATTGGAGTTAAAACTGTTATTGCTAGAGCCTCTAATGCCCGTCATTCAAGAGTTTTAAGACAAATTGGAGTTACATGAATAGTTTCACCAGAGGAAGAAACTGGTAAAAAAACAGCTATTTTAGTTTCAGATAATGCATTAACTCACTTTTCTGAAAGTATTGTTGAAATTCAAGATGGCTTTGTGAGTTCAACTGTTTATATTAAAAATAGCGAAATTATTGGGAAAAAAATTAGCGATACTGCATTTAGAAGTAAATATGAAGTTTTAGTATCATTAATTCAAAGAGATGAAAAATTTTTCTTACCAAGTGGAGATTTTGAAATAAAAGAAGACGATTTAATTACTTTTATTGGAAAATTAGAAGATATTATAAAAGTTACAGAATTTTGTACAAGAATAAATAATAAAAAGTAA
- a CDS encoding TrkH family potassium uptake protein: MKNNKLNAKKTNIVLRFLRKLGAVRYIFIIYILFTILISLLLFWNVSHKSDLKEPIKYIDALFVSSSAFSDTGLTPVIISKTFNEFGQFLIALSIVVGGIGIFTFKIYIFQSILGLKSNIFSNMVSQTERGTITVSETRKMIKVAISFLIITTVIASFVFTMILYLKPNDNFVTEELAATNPILFNNKVVMKAEEIPYNNFLQSLKYGIFHAISSINNAGFDLFGDKSLQPFYNDYAFQTVTIITFLIGGIGFPVIYDIWKKIQSIKKDQPNHRFHLFTKFTIITYLITTVLAFGLSVILEYASKSNTTFWYQKEYGTIGDKLFAIYFQVSSTRSAGFSTVNYYNFTHSTVLLHSILMFIGFSPVSTAGGIRNTTIAVIFLSIVTMMTGRKRINAFKRQIGKETLIKAVNVFALAILLVFIVSIVSYSTLPDNTKLLDNSNYPMIYASFEACSAFGNAGLTTGLSSHSNNLHIAGKLSLISIMIIGQFGIPQTIKIFGRGKPAPEHYQYIYEDVSIG; this comes from the coding sequence ATGAAAAATAATAAGCTTAACGCTAAAAAAACTAATATAGTTTTAAGATTTTTACGGAAATTGGGTGCCGTAAGATACATTTTTATTATCTACATCTTATTTACAATTCTTATTTCTTTATTACTTTTTTGAAACGTTTCACATAAATCTGACTTAAAGGAACCTATAAAGTATATAGATGCCTTATTTGTTTCATCATCAGCTTTTAGTGATACTGGTCTAACTCCAGTAATTATTTCTAAAACTTTTAATGAATTTGGTCAGTTCTTAATTGCTCTCAGCATAGTCGTCGGTGGCATTGGAATATTCACATTTAAAATTTATATATTCCAATCAATTTTGGGACTTAAATCAAATATTTTTAGTAATATGGTTTCACAAACTGAAAGAGGAACAATAACAGTTAGTGAAACAAGAAAAATGATTAAAGTTGCAATATCTTTTTTAATTATTACAACTGTTATAGCATCATTTGTTTTTACAATGATTTTATATTTAAAACCAAATGATAATTTTGTAACTGAAGAACTTGCGGCGACAAATCCAATTTTATTTAACAATAAAGTTGTGATGAAGGCTGAAGAAATTCCATATAACAATTTTTTACAATCATTAAAATATGGAATTTTTCATGCTATTAGTTCAATTAATAATGCAGGATTTGATTTATTTGGAGATAAAAGTTTACAACCTTTTTACAATGATTATGCATTTCAAACTGTTACAATTATTACTTTTTTAATTGGCGGTATTGGTTTTCCTGTTATTTATGATATTTGAAAGAAAATTCAATCAATTAAGAAAGATCAACCAAATCATAGATTTCATTTATTTACTAAATTTACAATAATTACTTACTTAATTACAACAGTTTTAGCTTTTGGTTTAAGCGTAATTTTAGAATATGCTTCAAAATCTAATACTACTTTTTGATATCAAAAAGAATATGGAACAATTGGAGATAAATTATTTGCTATATATTTCCAAGTTAGTTCTACAAGATCAGCTGGTTTTTCAACAGTAAATTATTATAATTTTACACACTCAACAGTTCTTTTACATAGTATTTTAATGTTTATTGGTTTTTCACCTGTTTCAACTGCGGGAGGTATTAGAAATACTACAATCGCCGTTATTTTCTTAAGTATTGTGACAATGATGACAGGAAGAAAAAGAATTAATGCATTTAAGAGACAAATTGGAAAAGAAACTTTAATTAAGGCGGTTAATGTTTTTGCTTTAGCTATCTTATTAGTGTTTATTGTTTCTATTGTTAGCTATTCAACATTACCTGACAATACAAAACTTTTAGATAATTCAAATTATCCAATGATATATGCTTCATTTGAAGCTTGTTCTGCTTTTGGCAACGCTGGTTTGACTACTGGACTTTCATCTCATTCAAATAATTTACATATTGCTGGAAAATTAAGCTTAATTTCAATAATGATAATAGGACAATTTGGTATTCCTCAAACAATTAAAATTTTTGGTAGAGGAAAACCTGCGCCCGAACATTATCAATACATTTACGAAGATGTATCTATCGGCTAG
- a CDS encoding lysophospholipid acyltransferase family protein, giving the protein MKLKVRKFFRFIPLIHNILKLKSKARRNRNMPEYYKASEKHFFVQKFGSNILKHLNIKVEVEGFENIPSGPCFLTPNHSTYLDPLIIVSALWNHGDGERRSREANFVAREEVKQKKTIYKISQLIDTYYIDTKKPREALAILKDFGQHVKKNQTCGVIFPEGTRTRDGKINNFNSGVFLTAQSTYIPLVPVTINNAANALDGNRNGELIVKVKFHPTIKPQQFQTLDKKDFANWVQQIVSKDYIEQVITSNETVKNEYTKRK; this is encoded by the coding sequence ATGAAATTAAAAGTTAGAAAATTTTTTAGATTTATTCCATTAATTCACAACATTTTAAAACTTAAATCTAAAGCTAGAAGAAACAGAAATATGCCTGAATATTACAAGGCATCAGAAAAACATTTTTTTGTTCAAAAGTTTGGTTCAAATATTCTAAAGCACTTAAATATTAAAGTTGAAGTCGAAGGATTCGAAAACATTCCAAGTGGTCCATGTTTTTTAACGCCAAACCACTCAACTTATCTAGATCCATTAATTATTGTTTCTGCTTTATGAAATCATGGTGATGGTGAAAGAAGATCAAGAGAAGCAAATTTTGTTGCAAGAGAAGAGGTTAAACAAAAGAAAACAATTTACAAAATCAGTCAATTAATTGATACATACTATATCGATACAAAAAAACCAAGAGAAGCTCTCGCAATCTTGAAAGATTTTGGACAACATGTTAAAAAGAATCAAACCTGTGGTGTTATTTTTCCTGAAGGTACAAGAACAAGAGACGGAAAAATTAATAATTTCAACTCAGGTGTTTTCTTAACAGCACAATCTACTTATATTCCACTAGTACCAGTAACGATTAATAATGCAGCCAATGCTTTAGACGGTAATAGAAATGGCGAATTAATTGTTAAAGTTAAATTCCATCCAACAATAAAACCACAACAATTCCAAACATTAGATAAAAAAGATTTTGCAAATTGAGTACAACAAATTGTTTCAAAAGACTATATTGAACAAGTAATAACATCAAATGAAACTGTTAAAAACGAATATACCAAAAGAAAATAG
- a CDS encoding C1 family peptidase — MSNINLDLIEKFEKKYESNPVNKAVESAIFKNGLKQSSINNEAIKRHNFVFSHETKVGNITNQKASGRCWIFAGLNSVRTKLMEDFNIDTLELSQNYVHFFDKLEKANFYLNWVENNGLELDNEDRLFRHFNASPISDGGYWEFFINLVRKYGIVTKDAMNESFSSEATSEMVEQINWRLKAYTAKMRQEFVTSKNINKVKALKENALEDVYNILVKSLGKPPKTFKFEYLDKDKKYVSLEEMTPVKFYEKYLSDYVDSKVNLVADPRNKFPHNSIIQAPLCNNMVGGVPLTMVNVDIEVMKKVMIEQIKAKEPVWFGCDVSTFGNRDGILDSELYNFDLTLTKTPEFSKAEKFESRASVIAHAMNMVGVNLDKNGNPINWKVENSWGADRGSKGFWSMSDQWFTEYNYMAIVDKKYLTPEILEAFNKPISTITPFDPLCDE, encoded by the coding sequence ATGTCAAATATTAATTTAGATTTAATTGAAAAATTTGAAAAAAAATACGAAAGTAACCCAGTGAATAAAGCTGTAGAATCAGCTATTTTTAAAAATGGTTTAAAACAAAGTTCAATTAATAATGAAGCTATTAAAAGACACAATTTCGTTTTTTCACATGAAACAAAAGTTGGGAATATAACAAACCAAAAAGCTTCAGGAAGATGCTGAATTTTTGCGGGATTAAATTCAGTAAGAACAAAACTAATGGAAGATTTTAACATCGACACATTAGAGTTATCACAAAATTACGTTCATTTTTTTGATAAGTTAGAAAAAGCGAATTTCTACTTAAACTGAGTTGAAAACAATGGTTTAGAATTAGATAATGAAGATAGATTATTTAGACATTTTAATGCATCTCCAATTTCAGATGGTGGATACTGAGAATTCTTTATTAATTTAGTAAGAAAATATGGAATTGTAACAAAAGATGCAATGAATGAATCTTTTAGTTCAGAAGCAACAAGTGAAATGGTTGAACAAATCAACTGACGTTTAAAAGCTTATACCGCAAAAATGAGACAAGAATTTGTGACAAGCAAGAATATTAACAAAGTAAAAGCATTAAAAGAAAATGCTTTAGAAGATGTTTACAACATACTTGTAAAATCTCTAGGCAAACCTCCCAAAACATTTAAATTTGAATATCTTGATAAAGATAAAAAATATGTTTCTTTAGAAGAAATGACACCTGTTAAATTTTATGAAAAATACTTAAGTGATTATGTTGATTCAAAAGTAAATTTAGTTGCTGATCCTAGAAATAAATTCCCTCATAACTCAATCATTCAAGCGCCATTATGCAATAACATGGTAGGTGGAGTTCCTTTAACAATGGTAAATGTAGATATTGAAGTAATGAAAAAAGTAATGATTGAACAAATTAAGGCTAAAGAACCTGTTTGATTCGGTTGTGATGTTTCTACTTTTGGAAATAGAGACGGCATTCTTGACTCAGAACTATATAATTTTGATTTAACATTAACAAAAACACCGGAATTTTCAAAAGCCGAAAAATTTGAATCTAGAGCATCAGTTATCGCCCATGCCATGAATATGGTTGGTGTTAATTTAGATAAAAATGGTAATCCAATTAACTGAAAAGTTGAAAATAGTTGAGGTGCAGACCGCGGTTCTAAAGGTTTTTGATCAATGAGCGACCAATGATTTACAGAATATAACTATATGGCGATTGTGGACAAGAAATATCTAACACCAGAAATATTAGAAGCCTTCAATAAACCAATTTCTACAATAACACCATTCGATCCTCTTTGCGATGAATAA